The Fragaria vesca subsp. vesca linkage group LG2, FraVesHawaii_1.0, whole genome shotgun sequence genome includes a window with the following:
- the LOC101300416 gene encoding quinone-oxidoreductase homolog, chloroplastic-like yields MWLRDSYINRLGYDGGGLGEFAAAKENLIAFRPPEVSAADGTGLPVAALTAHQALTKDARIKLDGTNEQKNILITGASGNVGLYVIQLAKLGNAHVTITCGARNVELVKSLRADEVLDYKTPEGVAVKSPSGRKYDFVIHSSSKAIPWSVFEPNLSSNGKVIDLTANLSSMFTFVLKKITFSKKTLVPLIINGKGENLDFVLLSW; encoded by the coding sequence GATGGAGGTGGACTTGGTGAGTTTGCCGCAGCTAAGGAGAATTTGATAGCTTTTAGGCCTCCTGAAGTGTCAGCAGCAGACGGCACAGGCTTACCGGTTGCTGCTCTTACAGCTCACCAAGCTCTAACCAAAGATGCAAGGATCAAGCTTGATGGAACAAACGAGCAGAAGAACATACTCATTACCGGTGCCTCTGGTAACGTCGGTCTCTATGTAATCCAACTAGCAAAGCTCGGAAACGCTCATGTCACCATCACTTGTGGAGCTCGTAACGTTGAACTTGTCAAGAGCTTAAGGGCAGATGAGGTTCTTGACTACAAGACCCCTGAAGGGGTAGCTGTCAAGAGTCCATCTGGTCGGAAATATGATTTCGTGATCCATTCTTCATCAAAAGCAATTCCTTGGTCAGTCTTTGAGCCGAACTTGAGCTCAAATGGGAAGGTTATAGACCTTACTGCTAACCTGAGCTCCATGTTTACGTTTGTTCTTAAGAAAATCACCTTCTCAAAGAAGACACTGGTGCCACTGATCATAAATGGGAAGGGTGAGAACCTGGATTTTGTCTTGTTAAGTTGGTGA
- the LOC101300694 gene encoding putative quinone-oxidoreductase homolog, chloroplastic-like: protein MAVPRPTRTIRPTGTFILAVRVDGTNEQKNILITGASGNVGLYAIQLAKLGNAHVTVTCGDRNIELVKSLGADEVLDYKTPEGENVKSPSGRKYDFVIHSSSKAILWSVFEPNLSSNGKVIDLTANLSCFFTFVLKKLTFSKKTLVPLIINGKGENLDFLVKLVKEGKLKTVIDSTYILSKAEDAWAWRLDGCNTGKIIVEH from the exons ATGGCCGTACCTCGTCCAACTAGGACAATACGTCCTACGGGGACATTTATCCTTGCAG TTAGGGTTGATGGAACAAACGAGCAGAAGAACATACTCATTACCGGTGCCTCTGGTAACGTCGGTCTTTATGCAATCCAACTAGCAAAGCTCGGAAATGCTCATGTCACTGTCACATGTGGAGATCGTAACATTGAACTTGTCAAGAGCTTAGGGGCAGATGAGGTTCTTGACTACAAGACCCCTGAAGGGGAAAATGTCAAGAGCCCATCTGGTCGGAAATATGATTTCGTGATCCATTCTTCATCGAAAGCAATTCTTTGGTCAGTCTTTGAGCCGAACTTGAGCTCAAATGGGAAGGTTATAGACCTTACTGCCAACCTGAGCTGCTTCTTTACATTTGTTCTTAAGAAACTCACCTTCTCCAAGAAGACACTGGTGCCATTGATCATAAATGGGAAGGGTGAGAACCTGGATTTTCTTGTTAAGTTGGTGAAGGAAGGAAAGCTCAAGACAGTGATTGACTCGACTTATATTTTAAGCAAGGCTGAAGATGCTTGGGCTTGGAGACTTGATGGCTGCAATACTGGGAAGATCATTGTGGAGCATTAG
- the LOC101300980 gene encoding putative quinone-oxidoreductase homolog, chloroplastic-like — translation MAAELMHAVLYDSYGGGPSSLKHVQVPIPTPKKNEVLLKLEAASLNPGDCKIQKGQARPIFPRKLPHIPVTDVAGEVVELGEDVKNFKVGDKVVAMPSYGYGGGLGEFAAANAEMVVARPSEVSAADGAGLPVAALSAHWALTKDAEIKLDGTDEPKNILITGASGNVGLYAVQLAKLGNAHVTATCGARNIELVKSSLFTFVLKKLTFSKKTLVPLIISLKGENLDFLVKLVKEGKLKTVIDSTFPLSKAEEAWAKRLDGKNTGKIIVEQKVHDLNFS, via the exons ATGGCAGCCGAGCTTATGCATGCGGTTCTGTACGACAGCTATGGTGGAGGACCTTCTAGTTTAAAG CATGTTCAAGTTCCAATTCCAACTCCTAAGAAAAATGAAGTTTTGCTGAAGCTGGAAGCAGCAAGTCTAAATCCAGGTGATTGTAAGATACAGAAAGGCCAGGCACGACCTATTTTCCCACGCAAATTGCCTCACATACCTG TTACTGATGTGGCTGGAGAGGTTGTAGAGCTTGGAGAAGATGTCAAAAACTTCAAAGTGGGTGACAAGGTCGTGGCAATGCCTAGCTATGGT TATGGAGGTGGACTGGGTGAGTTTGCTGCAGCTAATGCCGAAATGGTAGTTGCTAGACCTTCTGAAGTTTCAGCAGCAGATGGTGCAGGCTTACCAGTTGCTGCTCTCAGTGCTCACTGGGCTCTCACCAAAGATGCAGAGATCAAGCTTGATGGAACAGACGAGCCGAAGAACATACTCATTACCGGGGCCTCTGGTAACGTCGGTCTCTATGCAGTCCAACTAGCAAAGCTCGGAAACGCTCATGTCACCGCCACTTGTGGAGCTCGTAACATTGAACTTGTCAAGAGCTCCTTGTTTACTTTTGTTCTTAAGAAACTTACCTTCTCCAAGAAGACACTGGTGCCATTGATCATAAGTCTCAAGGGTGAGAACCTGGATTTTCTTGTTAAGTTGGTGAAGGAAGGAAAGCTCAAGACAGTGATCGACTCGACTTTTCCCTTGAGCAAGGCTGAAGAAGCTTGGGCTAAGAGACTTGATGGCAAGAATACTGGAAAGATCATTGTGGAGCAGAAAGTACATGACCTGAACTTTTCTTAG
- the LOC101301264 gene encoding putative quinone-oxidoreductase homolog, chloroplastic-like yields MSEKLMHAVQYDGYGGGTSGLKHVEVPIPTPIRNEVLVKLEAASLNPVDWKIQKGQLRPLFPLNFPLIPLTDVSGEIVEVGEGVKKFKVGDKVVLMLNIFYGGGLAQFAVTNKRLMVARPPEVSAAEGAGLPIAGLTAHQAVTQAAGIKLDGTGQKQKNILVTAASGGVGHYAVQLAKLGNAHVTATCGARNIDLVKSLGADEVLDYKTPDGAALKSPSGRKYDAVIHCATSIPWSTFEPNLSAKGKVIDITPGPSAFSTCLVKMLTFSKKKLVPLMLYPKTENLECLVKLVKEGKLKTVIDSRHPLSKAEDAWAKSIDGHATGKIIVEIN; encoded by the exons ATGTCGGAGAAGCTTATGCATGCGGTTCAGTACGACGGCTATGGAGGAGGAACTTCTGGTTTAAAG CATGTTGAGGTTCCAATACCAACTCCAATCAGAAATGAGGTTTTGGTTAAATTGGAAGCAGCTAGTCTAAATCCAGTTGATTGGAAAATTCAGAAGGGCCAGCTGCGGCCTCTTTTCCCATTGAATTTCCCTCTCATACCTC TAACGGACGTGTCTGGAGAGATTGTAGAAGTTGGAGAAGGAGTCAAAAAGTTCAAAGTGGGTGACAAAGTTGTGTTAATGCTCAACATTTTT TATGGAGGTGGGTTGGCTCAGTTTGCTGTAACTAATAAGAGACTGATGGTTGCTAGACCACCTGAAGTTAGCGCAGCCGAAGGTGCCGGCTTACCTATTGCTGGTCTCACAGCTCACCAGGCTGTTACACAGGCTGCAGGGATCAAGCTTGACGGCACTGGCCAAAAGCAGAAAAACATATTGGTCACTGCAGCCTCTGGTGGAGTCGGTCACTATGCAGTCCAACTAGCAAAACTCGGAAACGCTCATGTTACCGCCACATGTGGAGCTCGCAACATTGATTTGGTGAAGAGCTTAGGGGCAGATGAGGTTCTTGACTACAAGACCCCTGATGGGGCTGCTCTAAAGAGTCCATCTGGTCGAAAATATGATGCTGTGATCCACTGTGCAACCAGTATTCCTTGGTCTACTTTCGAGCCTAACTTGAGTGCCAAGGGCAAGGTCATAGACATCACTCCTGGTCCAAGTGCCTTCTCTACTTGTCTTGTGAAGATGCTAACTTTCTCCAAAAAGAAGTTGGTGCCACTTATGTTGTATCCCAAGACTGAGAATCTGGAATGTCTTGTGAAGCTGGTGAAGGAAGGAAAGCTCAAGACGGTGATCGACTCGAGGCATCCTCTAAGCAAGGCTGAAGATGCTTGGGCTAAGAGTATCGATGGCCATGCTACTGGGAAGATCATTGTGGAGATTAATTAG
- the LOC101306391 gene encoding putative quinone-oxidoreductase homolog, chloroplastic-like, which translates to MAAKLMHAVQYDAYGGGPSGLKHVEVPIPTPKKDEVLLKLEAASINPVDWKIQKGVARPLFPRKFPYIPVTDVAGEVVEVGQGVQKFKAGDKVVAYLHLNGGGFAEFATASESLTVARPPEVSAAEAAGLPVAGLTAHQCLTQAAGVKLDGTGPQKNILVTAASGGVGQYAVQLAKLGNTHVTATCGSRNIDFVKSLGADEVLDYKTPEGAALKSPSGRKYDAVIHCATGIPWCTFEPNLSPNGKVIDITPGPTALLTSALKKLTFSKKKLVPLLMNAKAENLDYLVKLVKEGKLRTVIDSKYPLSKAEEAWAKSIEGHATGKIIVEP; encoded by the exons ATGGCGGCGAAACTCATGCATGCGGTTCAGTACGACGCTTATGGCGGAGGACCTTCTGGTCTCAAG CATGTTGAGGTTCCAATCCCAACTCCGAAGAAAGATGAGGTTTTGCTGAAATTGGAAGCCGCTAGCATAAACCCAGTTGATTGGAAAATTCAGAAAGGCGTAGCGCGCCCTCTTTTCCCACGCAAATTTCCTTATATACCTG TTACTGATGTGGCCGGAGAGGTTGTGGAGGTTGGACAAGGAGTTCAGAAGTTCAAAGCAGGCGACAAAGTTGTGGCATATCTCCACCTT AATGGAGGTGGATTTGCTGAATTTGCAACTGCTAGTGAGAGTTTGACGGTTGCTAGGCCGCCTGAAGTTTCAGCAGCTGAAGCTGCAGGATTACCTGTTGCTGGTCTCACAGCTCACCAATGTCTCACCCAAGCAGCAGGAGTCAAGCTTGACGGCACTGGCCCGCAAAAGAACATATTGGTTACTGCTGCTTCTGGTGGTGTGGGTCAGTATGCAGTCCAACTTGCAAAACTGGGGAACACTCATGTCACAGCTACTTGTGGATCTCGTAACATTGATTTTGTAAAGAGCTTAGGAGCTGATGAGGTTCTTGACTACAAGACCCCTGAAGGGGCAGCTTTGAAGAGCCCATCTGGTCGCAAGTATGATGCTGTTATCCACTGTGCAACCGGCATTCCTTGGTGCACTTTTGAGCCGAATTTGAGTCCAAATGGGAAGGTTATAGACATTACTCCGGGTCCAACTGCTTTGCTCACTTCTGCTCTAAAGAAACTCACCTTCTCCAAGAAGAAGCTGGTGCCGCTACTCATGAATGCCAAGGCAGAGAATCTGGATTATCTTGTGAAATTGGTGAAGGAAGGAAAGCTGAGGACAGTGATCGACTCCAAATATCCTCTGAGCAAGGCTGAAGAAGCTTGGGCTAAGAGTATTGAAGGCCATGCTACGGGGAAGATCATTGTGGAGCCTTAA